Proteins from one Impatiens glandulifera chromosome 2, dImpGla2.1, whole genome shotgun sequence genomic window:
- the LOC124925605 gene encoding uncharacterized protein At5g19025-like — MRLPMVDCRSLIEFCRTFEEHQKLSDSVQSKGRRIRCRGVSGNRKKHGNLNHHPFSFCHHSSVAAMDVFMLFLVLGALGLLTFPSLRLVLHESSQFFTALFSIIWDGLKDAPLAYLFGFSAGIVLVILTIAVWELLDTQSRKCRRNPYCKGLRRAIEYDIQLESEECVRYLPPTPTAAYGMPSLELGRDHKELEAELKKMAPVNGRTVLIFRAPCGCSVGRMEVWGAKKVRGMKK; from the coding sequence ATGAGACTTCCGATGGTGGACTGTCGAAGCTTGATTGAGTTCTGCAGGACTTTTGAAGAGCATCAGAAATTATCCGATTCTGTTCAGTCAAAAGGAAGACGAATTCGCTGTCGTGGAGTTTCAGGCAACAGGAAGAAACACGGCAATTTGAACCATCATCCATTCTCTTTCTGCCATCATTCATCCGTCGCTGCAATGGATGTCTTCATGCTGTTTCTAGTTCTGGGTGCGTTGGGTCTTCTAACGTTTCCTTCTCTCAGATTAGTCCTTCACGAATCATCACAGTTTTTCACTGCTCTTTTCTCTATCATCTGGGATGGCTTGAAAGACGCACCTTTGGCATATCTGTTTGGGTTCAGTGCAGGAATTGTGCTGGTGATTCTCACCATTGCAGTGTGGGAGTTGTTAGATACTCAATCAAGGAAGTGCAGGAGGAATCCTTATTGCAAAGGGCTTAGGAGGGCAATTGAATATGATATCCAGCTAGAATCGGAAGAGTGTGTGAGATACTTGCCCCCAACACCAACGGCTGCTTATGGAATGCCATCGCTCGAACTGGGGAGGGACCACAAGGAATTGGAGGCTGAGCTGAAAAAGATGGCGCCGGTTAATGGAAGAACAGTCCTCATATTTCGAGCACCTTGTGGTTGCTCTGTTGGAAGAATGGAAGTTTGGGGAGCGAAGAAAGTCCGTGGAATGAAGAAATAA
- the LOC124925606 gene encoding transcription factor HHO5-like: protein MENLPMEVHRIKERRHYQETKHRTRLRWTTELHEHFVEAVNHLGGPYKATPKSIMNQMGVPGIGLSHLKSHLQKYRLSKFGQSNTMIYRTEDRMLEINHESRSHLNIPYQKNNLKFPKAPSMYYGFHAQNEAYIPAGPSIVSSSSLLVNPGKTQNSLNATNGSATNVIDSLEEEEENAIDSRNNWLLLARDASDDLTLRIGRSNGQFLNTEETRDS from the exons ATGGAAAACCTCCCAATGGAAGTGCATAGAATCAAGGAAAGAAGACACTACCAAGAGACCAAACACAGAACAAGGCTCAGATGGACAACCGAACTGCACGAGCATTTTGTTGAAGCAGTTAATCACCTTGGAGGACCCTATA AAGCTACTCCAAAGAGTATCATGAACCAAATGGGCGTCCCAGGCATTGGTTTAAGCCATCTAAAAAGTCATCTCCAG AAGTACAGACTCAGTAAGTTCGGACAATCAAACACAATGATCTACAGGACAG AAGATAGGATGCTTGAAATCAATCATGAAAGTAGAAGCCATCTGAATATTCCTTACCAGAAAAACAA TTTGAAGTTCCCGAAAGCACCAAGCATGTATTACGGATTTCATGCACAGAATGAG GCATACATACCAGCAGGTCCAAGCATAGTGAgctcttcttctcttcttgtaAATCCTGGAAAAACACAAAACAGCCTAAATGCAACAAATGGTTCAGCAACAAATGTGATTGATtcacttgaagaagaagaggagaatgCGATTGATTCAAGGAACAATTGGCTCCTCCTTGCACGAGATGCTTCTGATGATTTAACTCTAAGAATTGGAAGAAGCAATGGGCAATTTCTCAACACAGAAGAAACCAGAGACAGCTAA